A single Sutterella megalosphaeroides DNA region contains:
- a CDS encoding rhodanese-like domain-containing protein: MNLRIAAAAFSAVAMLCSSVYAQEPVNPQPATPLTYENPAYQKITPDVAKKMMEEGGVVVIDVREPNEYAEGHVKGAVNVPLSTLKPGVKLEAAPDLNQKVLVQCKSGVRAEKASKILVESGYKHVYNFYGTSQWPFGLVK; this comes from the coding sequence ATGAATCTTCGTATCGCCGCCGCGGCTTTCTCGGCCGTTGCCATGCTCTGCAGCTCGGTCTACGCTCAGGAACCCGTCAACCCGCAGCCCGCCACGCCGCTCACCTACGAAAATCCCGCTTACCAGAAGATCACGCCCGACGTCGCGAAGAAGATGATGGAAGAAGGCGGCGTGGTCGTGATCGACGTGCGCGAGCCCAACGAATATGCCGAAGGCCACGTCAAGGGCGCCGTGAACGTTCCGCTCTCGACCCTGAAGCCCGGCGTCAAGCTCGAAGCCGCCCCCGACCTCAACCAGAAGGTGCTCGTGCAGTGCAAGTCGGGTGTTCGTGCCGAAAAGGCTTCGAAGATCCTCGTTGAATCGGGTTACAAGCACGTCTATAACTTCTACGGAACGAGCCAGTGGCCCTTCGGCCTTGTGAAGTAA
- a CDS encoding LysR family transcriptional regulator, producing MKIRQIKAFLAVVHTGSVRAAAARLSLTQSTVAKAISGLEADLGAELFDRGSNGLRLNRAGLELLPYAETIATNSDRATAAVEAIVAGTRPTLRLAVTPVLQPEVLAEAVGRFRTRFPDVKIVFSSGFLSDCLPLILTDRLDLSLLLVGRYRHQELGRLVEERLFEVDQGVVAHPSHPIFEPGADLRRLFAESEWLSTAQDEDFLTSELVKFGAGMPKSLTICDFYGIDALKGRRRTLSLSPLSTAEDPRYEGRLQALPKEAFPLAPLSVSFFRRKGMELSPHAEYMRFSLREAFEQWLHEKPRRFVR from the coding sequence ATGAAAATTCGTCAGATCAAGGCGTTTCTTGCTGTCGTGCATACCGGAAGCGTGCGTGCGGCAGCCGCCCGTCTCTCGCTGACGCAATCGACGGTCGCCAAAGCGATCTCCGGGCTCGAGGCCGATTTGGGAGCCGAGCTTTTCGACCGCGGTTCGAACGGGTTGCGCTTGAATCGGGCGGGCTTGGAACTTCTCCCCTATGCGGAAACGATCGCCACGAATTCGGATCGGGCGACCGCGGCGGTGGAGGCGATCGTGGCGGGCACGCGGCCCACGTTGCGGCTTGCGGTCACGCCCGTCTTGCAACCCGAGGTGCTCGCCGAAGCGGTCGGGCGTTTTCGCACGAGATTTCCGGACGTGAAAATCGTGTTTTCTAGCGGTTTCCTCTCGGACTGTCTGCCGCTCATCTTGACCGACCGGCTGGATCTCTCGCTTTTGCTCGTAGGGCGTTATCGACATCAGGAGCTCGGACGCCTCGTCGAAGAGCGGCTCTTTGAGGTCGATCAGGGCGTGGTCGCGCATCCGTCGCATCCGATTTTCGAGCCCGGAGCGGACCTGCGTCGTCTTTTTGCCGAAAGCGAGTGGTTGTCCACGGCTCAGGACGAGGATTTTCTGACGAGCGAGCTCGTGAAATTCGGTGCGGGCATGCCGAAGAGTCTGACCATATGCGACTTTTATGGGATCGACGCTCTCAAGGGAAGGCGTCGAACGTTGAGCCTTTCGCCGCTCAGTACGGCGGAGGACCCGCGGTACGAGGGGCGCCTGCAGGCACTGCCCAAGGAAGCATTCCCGCTTGCGCCGTTGAGCGTGTCGTTTTTTCGGCGCAAAGGCATGGAACTTTCGCCGCACGCGGAGTACATGCGCTTTTCGCTCCGAGAAGCGTTCGAGCAGTGGTTGCACGAAAAACCCAGACGATTTGTCCGGTGA
- a CDS encoding FAD-dependent oxidoreductase, producing MTALTRRNLLRAGVATGAAAAASLLHAAPARIYTPGTYTAKASGIAGDVTVTMTFDANRITDVVIDASGETPSIGQAAASKLKALLMEKQTASVDAVSGATVTSDAVSRAAAKCVAQAKGEIPVEVVKHDAKSDEADSGDWLGKPPSIDEKDIVSTIETEVLVVGCGTSGMFAVASAAEQGARVIGIDRFAVGTGVREGFAAIDSRYQQKWGTKIDKFDFIAYATKTAGGHVDQRLLKTFVDRSGEVMNWYGDRLAERGVELWHETVDSPAESRYPAWPSCHTPKWPLARWEDEKGGKRLNGNAVLYDYAVKHGAEFHYNTTMLKLERVDGRVTGCIARNADGKLVRYRAKKGTVIATGGYCRNYAMLEALQPWNLRILGGNKSMPGALGDGIRACLWVGAKMDETHSMAQFDRSALRPDQEPGIEAMKKTDMGTFWPGSQPWLKVNADGERFFNESGTYEGILHADEYQKGHCHYSIFDATWTDFVQKTCMAGCARLHPHANGARPIFEWQFIESTVLPQLIDQGFVQKADTIEELARKLHLPPEKLAATVKRYNELAHKGVDEDFGKEAFRLAPLEKAPYYGVKNAGYSLCTLDGIQIDTHMRAIDTEGNFIPGLYVIGQDSGSFFANTYPNLIGGFCAGRAATWGWLVGRELAAV from the coding sequence ATGACCGCATTGACTCGTCGCAATCTTTTGCGCGCCGGCGTCGCGACCGGAGCGGCTGCCGCCGCTTCGCTGTTGCATGCCGCCCCCGCCCGAATTTACACGCCCGGTACGTACACGGCGAAAGCCTCCGGCATTGCCGGAGACGTAACCGTCACGATGACGTTCGATGCGAATCGAATCACCGACGTCGTGATCGACGCTTCGGGTGAGACCCCTTCGATCGGGCAGGCCGCCGCAAGCAAACTCAAGGCTCTGCTCATGGAAAAGCAAACCGCATCGGTCGATGCGGTCTCGGGAGCTACCGTCACGTCGGACGCCGTCTCTCGCGCGGCTGCGAAGTGCGTCGCGCAGGCGAAGGGCGAAATTCCCGTCGAGGTCGTGAAGCACGACGCGAAGTCCGACGAGGCGGACTCCGGCGACTGGCTCGGCAAGCCTCCCTCCATCGATGAAAAAGACATCGTGTCGACGATCGAGACGGAGGTTCTCGTTGTCGGCTGCGGCACGAGCGGTATGTTTGCCGTGGCGTCGGCAGCAGAGCAGGGCGCCCGCGTCATCGGCATCGACCGATTTGCCGTCGGCACGGGCGTGCGCGAAGGCTTTGCCGCCATCGATTCGCGCTACCAGCAAAAGTGGGGAACGAAGATCGACAAGTTCGACTTCATCGCTTATGCGACGAAAACCGCGGGCGGGCACGTCGATCAGCGACTCCTCAAGACCTTTGTCGACCGCTCGGGCGAAGTCATGAATTGGTACGGCGACCGCCTGGCCGAGCGCGGCGTCGAACTTTGGCATGAAACGGTCGACTCTCCCGCCGAGTCGCGCTATCCGGCCTGGCCGTCGTGCCATACGCCGAAGTGGCCCCTGGCGCGCTGGGAGGACGAAAAGGGCGGCAAGCGCTTGAACGGCAATGCCGTGCTCTACGACTATGCGGTCAAGCACGGAGCCGAGTTTCACTACAACACCACGATGCTCAAACTCGAACGCGTCGACGGACGCGTAACGGGGTGCATCGCCCGCAATGCGGACGGCAAACTCGTACGGTATCGCGCGAAGAAGGGAACGGTGATCGCCACGGGCGGCTACTGCCGCAACTACGCGATGCTCGAAGCGCTTCAACCCTGGAACCTTCGTATCCTCGGCGGCAACAAGTCGATGCCGGGGGCACTCGGTGACGGGATCCGCGCCTGCCTCTGGGTGGGCGCCAAGATGGACGAGACGCACTCGATGGCGCAGTTCGACCGCAGCGCGTTGCGCCCGGACCAGGAGCCCGGCATCGAGGCGATGAAAAAGACCGACATGGGTACCTTCTGGCCGGGCAGTCAGCCGTGGCTCAAAGTGAATGCCGACGGGGAGCGCTTCTTCAACGAGTCGGGCACCTACGAAGGAATTCTTCACGCGGACGAGTATCAGAAAGGACACTGCCACTATTCGATTTTCGATGCGACCTGGACCGATTTCGTCCAGAAGACGTGCATGGCGGGCTGCGCCCGACTGCATCCGCACGCGAACGGAGCCCGACCGATTTTTGAGTGGCAGTTCATCGAGTCAACGGTTTTGCCGCAGCTGATCGACCAGGGGTTCGTTCAGAAGGCCGACACGATCGAGGAGCTCGCGCGCAAGTTGCATCTGCCTCCCGAGAAACTCGCCGCCACCGTGAAGCGCTACAACGAATTGGCGCACAAGGGCGTCGACGAAGACTTCGGTAAGGAAGCGTTCCGACTCGCCCCGCTTGAGAAGGCGCCTTACTACGGGGTGAAGAACGCCGGGTACTCGCTTTGTACGCTCGACGGCATTCAGATCGACACGCACATGCGGGCGATCGATACCGAGGGCAATTTCATTCCGGGGCTCTACGTGATCGGTCAGGACAGCGGATCGTTCTTTGCGAACACCTATCCGAATCTCATCGGCGGCTTCTGCGCGGGTCGCGCGGCGACCTGGGGGTGGCTCGTCGGTCGGGAATTGGCCGCGGTGTGA
- the ttdA gene encoding L(+)-tartrate dehydratase subunit alpha: protein MTFTPEEERFTDVMAQFTAYFGKHLPDDVMEKLKRLREEQTSDIARLIYDAMFEDLAMAAERDVPCCQDTGVIQYYVRLGADFPVRNGLEACLREAVRRATTSAPLRHNAVQIFDEKNTGDNVGVRIPWIDLELVPDSDECTIYGYMAGGGCSLPGAAKVLMPVEGYEAIVEFVFDTICERGVNACPPLLLGIGIAGSVDVAATLAKRALMRPAGSHIDNARGAEFERMLAEGLDRLDIGPGGLTGRKTVMGVNVEVAARHPSCLAVSVQTGCWAHRRAAIRFKSDLSFEVLTHKGALC from the coding sequence ATGACATTCACCCCGGAAGAAGAGCGCTTCACCGACGTGATGGCGCAATTTACGGCGTATTTCGGCAAACATTTGCCCGACGACGTCATGGAAAAACTCAAGCGGCTTCGCGAGGAACAAACCTCCGACATCGCCCGGCTCATTTACGACGCCATGTTCGAGGACCTGGCCATGGCCGCCGAGCGCGACGTGCCCTGCTGTCAGGATACGGGCGTCATTCAGTACTACGTGCGGCTCGGTGCGGACTTTCCCGTTCGGAACGGCCTCGAAGCGTGCCTGCGCGAGGCGGTGCGCCGTGCGACGACGAGCGCCCCGTTGCGCCACAACGCCGTGCAGATTTTCGACGAGAAAAATACGGGCGACAACGTTGGCGTCCGCATCCCCTGGATCGACCTTGAACTCGTCCCCGATTCGGACGAATGCACGATTTACGGCTATATGGCCGGGGGCGGCTGCTCGCTGCCCGGCGCGGCGAAGGTGTTGATGCCCGTTGAAGGCTATGAGGCGATCGTGGAGTTCGTCTTCGACACGATCTGCGAGCGGGGCGTCAATGCGTGTCCCCCGCTTTTGCTCGGGATCGGCATCGCGGGTTCGGTCGACGTGGCCGCCACGCTCGCCAAGCGCGCGCTCATGCGCCCGGCAGGCTCGCACATCGACAACGCGCGCGGAGCCGAATTCGAGCGCATGCTCGCCGAGGGGCTCGACCGCCTCGACATCGGCCCGGGCGGCCTTACGGGGCGCAAAACCGTGATGGGCGTCAACGTCGAAGTCGCGGCCCGTCATCCGTCGTGCCTGGCGGTTTCCGTGCAAACGGGCTGCTGGGCGCATCGCCGCGCGGCCATTCGTTTCAAGAGCGACCTCTCCTTCGAGGTTCTTACGCACAAGGGGGCTCTATGTTGA
- a CDS encoding DUF3592 domain-containing protein: MWMPALFYVASCLFVLLGIYGLLYGAQLVKTDLTLARSGLTAEAEIVRVDVEERRYRHDDREMTRLVYYEVVRYEPEPGRTVEARFLTSREEGDVRKPGETVLVRFDPAKPSIVVEAGSRRDLVAGILTTVFSGCVILAALFFAMKGSTMLRAEGRAGFWVWIALTVLVSLVLARGAIMASDRVARLFSGDAHVSALDGGERDGALK; encoded by the coding sequence ATGTGGATGCCCGCCCTGTTTTACGTTGCCTCGTGTCTCTTTGTTCTCCTCGGTATCTACGGGCTGCTTTACGGAGCGCAGCTCGTGAAGACCGACCTTACGCTCGCGCGCTCGGGCCTTACCGCCGAAGCCGAAATCGTGCGCGTCGACGTCGAGGAGCGGCGCTACCGCCACGACGACCGCGAAATGACGCGGCTCGTCTATTACGAAGTCGTTCGTTACGAACCCGAACCGGGTCGCACCGTAGAAGCGCGCTTTCTGACGTCGCGCGAAGAGGGTGACGTCCGAAAGCCGGGCGAGACGGTTCTCGTACGGTTCGATCCCGCGAAGCCCTCCATCGTCGTCGAGGCGGGGAGTCGCCGCGACCTTGTCGCGGGGATTTTGACGACCGTCTTTTCCGGGTGCGTGATCCTCGCGGCGCTCTTTTTCGCGATGAAGGGAAGCACGATGTTGCGCGCCGAAGGCCGCGCGGGCTTTTGGGTGTGGATCGCCCTCACGGTGCTTGTTTCGCTCGTTCTCGCGCGCGGCGCCATCATGGCCTCCGACCGCGTTGCACGGCTCTTTTCGGGAGATGCTCATGTTTCGGCGCTCGACGGTGGCGAACGTGACGGGGCGCTGAAGTAA
- the ttdB gene encoding L(+)-tartrate dehydratase subunit beta codes for MKKVLTTPVRAEDIEDLRIGDVIYLTGTLVTARDDAHMRLVKQGRKLPVDLDGLAIFHAGPIMVPCPPEEHSGSGYKVVSIGPTTSMRMEKFEREFIAETGVKVIVGKGGMGAGTVEGCRTHKALHCVFPGGCAVLAASKVEEVTALHWPELGMPEAMWVMRVHEFGPLIVSIDTKGGNLFEENKRTFAERKQPIVREISEKVDYFD; via the coding sequence TTGAAAAAAGTTTTGACGACGCCCGTGCGGGCCGAAGACATCGAAGACCTGCGCATCGGCGACGTGATCTATCTTACGGGCACGCTCGTCACGGCGCGCGACGACGCGCACATGCGCCTCGTGAAGCAGGGCCGCAAGCTGCCCGTCGACCTCGACGGTCTCGCCATTTTCCACGCGGGTCCCATCATGGTGCCCTGCCCGCCCGAGGAACACTCGGGCAGCGGCTACAAGGTCGTTTCGATCGGCCCGACCACGTCGATGCGCATGGAAAAGTTCGAGCGCGAATTCATAGCCGAAACGGGCGTGAAGGTGATCGTCGGCAAGGGCGGCATGGGTGCGGGCACGGTCGAAGGGTGCCGCACGCACAAGGCGTTGCACTGCGTCTTCCCGGGCGGCTGCGCGGTGCTGGCCGCCTCGAAGGTCGAAGAGGTGACGGCACTCCACTGGCCCGAACTCGGCATGCCCGAAGCCATGTGGGTGATGCGCGTTCACGAGTTCGGTCCGCTCATCGTCTCGATCGACACGAAGGGCGGCAATCTCTTCGAGGAAAACAAGCGGACGTTTGCCGAACGCAAGCAGCCGATCGTCCGTGAAATCTCGGAGAAGGTCGATTATTTCGACTGA